The following coding sequences lie in one Arachis ipaensis cultivar K30076 chromosome B03, Araip1.1, whole genome shotgun sequence genomic window:
- the LOC107634644 gene encoding L-type lectin-domain containing receptor kinase IX.1-like yields the protein MAVSSILFLYVVIFPYYASSLTFNFTSFDSNNNNTLRYEAWAEAEEETIQLIGKAHLNNSIGRAVYYKPMHLWDKASRNLTHFTTHFSFIIDSQNRTNYADGLAFFLRPNGSTVPSATAGRTLGLTVDNQDTFNITADPFVAVEFDIFKNYFDPPNEHVGIDVNSLRSVANTTWFSKANIRGGKVNEAWISYNATSMNLSVVFTGFNSATNTTMLQNLFAVVDLREYLPEYVAVGFSAATGTSFALHKILSWDLNSTLGDDIAKAESPVAMNPSSSAAPNQKKKASNTGLAVGLGIGGVVVFVGLCLVLVGLWKKWKKGSDEEEDDDQDFEEYMGEDFGREAGPKKYSFSELAFAADNFKDENKLGQGGFGGVYRGYLKDINSYVAIKRVSEHSHQGIKEFASEVKIISRLRHRNLVQLIGWCPESKKLLLVYEYMPNGSLDVHLFKKQNLLGWTVRYNIARGLAAALLYLHEEWEQCVVHRDIKSSNIMLDSEFNAKLGDFGLARLVDHAKGAQTTALAGTPGYMAPECNTTFRATKESDVYSFGVVALEIACGRKPITYKAPESEINIVEWVWGLYGSGRILEAADERLDGDFVKEQMKCLMVVGLWCAHPYHNNRPSIRQAIQVLNFEAPLPTLPAKLPVPTYLDG from the coding sequence ATGGCGGTTTCATCCATTTTGTTCCTCTACGTAGTCATCTTCCCTTATTATGCATCATCCTTAACCTTCAACTTTACCAGTTTTGATTCCAACAACAATAACACCCTAAGATATGAAGCATGGGCAGAAGCAGAGGAAGAAACTATCCAGCTGATAGGAAAAGCGCACTTGAATAACAGCATTGGTCGTGCAGTGTACTACAAACCCATGCACCTGTGGGACAAAGCTTCAAGGAACCTCACACACTTCACAACCCATTTCTCATTCATCATTGATTCCCAGAATAGAACTAACTATGCAGATGGACTTGCATTCTTCCTCCGCCCCAACGGTTCCACTGTCCCCAGTGCCACGGCCGGAAGAACTCTGGGCCTCACTGTTGACAACCAAGACACATTCAACATAACTGCAGACCCCTTTGTGGCCGTGGAATTCGATATCTTTAAGAATTATTTCGATCCGCCCAATGAACATGTGGGTATTGATGTTAACTCCTTGAGGTCTGTTGCTAATACCACATGGTTTTCTAAGGCTAACATTAGGGGAGGGAAAGTCAATGAGGCTTGGATCAGTTACAATGCTACTTCCATGAATCTTAGTGTTGTCTTCACTGGTTTCAACTCAGCCACCAACACTACCATGCTGCAGAATCTGTTTGCTGTGGTTGACTTGAGAGAATATCTTCCTGAATATGTTGCAGTTGGATTCTCAGCTGCCACAGGAACTTCTTTTGCTTTGCACAAAATTCTCTCTTGGGATTTAAACTCAACTTTGGGAGACGACATAGCGAAAGCAGAATCCCCTGTTGCAATGAATCCATCTTCCAGTGCAGCTCCCAATCAGAAGAAAAAGGCCAGCAACACAGGACTAGCAGTGGGATTGGGAATTGGTGGAGTTGTTGTGTTTGTTGGGTtgtgtttggttttggttggattgTGGAAAAAGTGGAAGAAAGGAAGTGATGAAGAGGAAGACGATGATCAAGATTTTGAGGAGTATATGGGGGAGGATTTCGGAAGAGAAGCAGGACCCAAAAAGTATTCATTTTCTGAATTAGCGTTTGCAGCTGATAACTTCAAAGATGAGAATAAGCTTGGTCAAGGTGGATTTGGAGGTGTTTATAGAGGGTATCTCAAAGATATCAACTCCTACGTTGCCATCAAGAGGGTTTCAGAACATTCTCATCAAGGAATAAAGGAATTCGCATCGGAAGTAAAGATCATTAGCCGGCTTAGGCACCGAAATCTTGTCCAACTGATTGGTTGGTGTCCGGAAAGCAAGAAGCTCTTGCTTGTATATGAGTACATGCCTAATGGAAGTTTAGATGTTCATCTTTTCAAGAAGCAGAATCTGCTGGGTTGGACAGTTAGATACAACATAGCTCGAGGCTTGGCGGCCGCACTGCTATACTTGCACGAAGAATGGGAACAATGTGTTGTGCATAGGGACATCAAATCAAGCAACATCATGCTGGATTCAGAGTTCAATGCCAAACTTGGGGATTTTGGGCTAGCAAGGCTTGTTGACCATGCAAAAGGCGCGCAAACCACGGCTCTAGCCGGTACTCCGGGCTACATGGCTCCAGAATGCAATACTACATTCAGGGCTACTAAAGAATCAGATGTCTACAGTTTTGGAGTGGTGGCATTGGAGATAGCGTGTGGAAGGAAACCCATCACATATAAGGCTCCGGAAAGTGAAATCAATATTGTAGAATGGGTGTGGGGTCTTTATGGAAGTGGAAGGATTCTTGAAGCAGCAGATGAAAGGCTAGATGGAGATTTTGTAAAGGAACAAATGAAATGCTTGATGGTTGTTGGGCTGTGGTGTGCTCACCCATATCACAACAATAGGCCTTCAATAAGACAAGCCATTCAAGTTCTCAACTTTGAAGCTCCCTTACCCACTCTTCCAGCGAAGTTGCCAGTACCAACCTATCTTGATGGGTGA